A single Chaetodon trifascialis isolate fChaTrf1 chromosome 18, fChaTrf1.hap1, whole genome shotgun sequence DNA region contains:
- the tram1 gene encoding translocating chain-associated membrane protein 1, with product MGIRKKTNKNPPVLSHEFVIQNHADIVSCVAMVFLLGLMFEVTSKFAVLFITVQYNVTISTNGPDETAVNHFHHGIKDMATVFFYMLVAIIMHAIIQEYVLDKINRKKHFSKTKHSKFNESGQLSAFYLFSFSWGASILLSENFLSNPVTLWEGYPHTLMPFQMKFYFICQLGYWLHALPELYFQKTKKEDIPRQLVYIFLYLVHIAGAYVLNLNRLGLVLLVLHYFVEFLFHVSRLIYFSNENRQTGFTIWAVLFVLGRLLTLSLSVLTVGFGLATAENQGFDLAAGNFNVLFVRITVLAAICLTQAFMMWKFINFQLRRWREHAQTQTLKKKQVPPKSKSKKDKANGVNGVNSHGADSPRPRKEKSS from the exons ATGGGGATCCGAAAAAAGACCAACAAGAACCCGCCGGTGCTGAGCCATGAGTTTGTCATCCAGAACCATGCAGACATTGTTTCCTGTGTTGCTATGGTGTTCCTCCTCGGGCTGATGTTTGAG GTCACCTCGAAGTTTGCAGTGTTATTCATAACTGTCCAGTACAATGTCACCATATCAACAAACG GCCCAGATGAGACGGCTGTGAACCACTTCCACCATGGCATCAAGGACATGGCCACTGTTTTCTTCTACATGCTGGTGGCCATCATCATGCACGCCATCATCCAGGAGTACGTGCTGGAT AAAATCAACAGGAAGAAGCACTTCTCCAAAACTAAGCACAGCAAGTTCAACGAGTCGGGCCAGCTCAGCGCCTTCTACCTATTCTCCTTCAGCTGGGGCGCGAGCATCCTGCTTTCT GAAAACTTCCTGTCCAATCCGGTCACCCTGTGGGAGGGTTATCCCCATACACTGATGCC ATTCCAGATGAAATTCTACTTCATTTGTCAGCTGGGATACTGGTTACACGCCCTCCCAGAACTGTATTTCCAGAAGACAAAGAAG GAGGATATTCCACGCCAGCTTGTGTACATCTTCCTGTACCTGGTCCACATTGCAGGCGCCTACGTTCTCAA TCTGAACCGTCTAGGTCTGGTGCTGCTTGTGTTGCACTACTTTGTCGAGTTCCTGTTCCACGTTTCCCGCCTGATCTACTTCAGCAACGAGAACAGACAGACGGG TTTCACCATATGGGCTGTCTTGTTTGTCCTTGGACGGCTGCTCaccctgtccctgtctgtcctcaccgTGGGCTTTGGCCTCGCCACAGCTGAGAACCAAGGCTTTGATTTGGCTGCAGGAAACtttaatgttctttttgttcG GATAACTGTCCTGGCCGCCATCTGCCTCACTCAGGCCTTCATGATGTGGAAATTTATCAACTTTCAGCTGCGCCGGTGGAGAGAGCATGCCCAGACTCAGACCTTGAAAAAGAAACAAGTTCCCCCCAAGAGCAAatcaaagaaagacaaag CCAATGGAGTAAATGGAGTGAACTCCCACGGAGCTGACTCACCAAGACCACGGAAAGAGAAGTCCTCATAA
- the xkr9 gene encoding LOW QUALITY PROTEIN: XK-related protein 9 (The sequence of the model RefSeq protein was modified relative to this genomic sequence to represent the inferred CDS: deleted 2 bases in 1 codon), with translation MAPELLESCTKLSTSAFLQNLEKETFPPSSPSNLWLNKMLQSDIQYTKVRWLLTIAGLFLYVVDIWTDIGLALKYFQEKHFVWTGLTLVFVLAGLLVTQIFSYAWYKDDMNDVWINPEGRATISGMSKGGLAALHLFGFGIFTRYYHLLKRGFRVIWTTKDPYTLEERRDAHHNLFCLATDLSMLKLFESFLESVPQLLLQLYIALGHEECSVMQYLSMAFSFFNIAWALVDYRRCLRRSLPQTREMPSGLPTAIYLLYKLCTITSQILSYTLLLILSIYTTVALTILWLMATTWTHLLQTNFCSSRGLEFLYRAVIGVILTFTFFNVKGQDTRVAMIIYYFFYSLINTMAPLLLAFLKPELQIATFLLTVSGLIFGFSMLGLVCLVLYYLLLHPREMWREADEVDGLGKETEATKRIRNFLQS, from the exons ATGGCACCTGAACTGCTGGAGTCCTGCACCAAACTGTCCACATCAGCTTTTCTTCAGAACCttgaaaaagaaacatttccacCCTCATCGCCGAGT AACCTTTGGTTGAACAAAATGCTTCAGTCAGACATTCAATACACTAAAGTGCGATGGTTATTAACTATTGCTGGACTCTTCCTGTATGTGGTGGACATTTGGACAGACATTGGACTGGCCCTGAAATACTTTCAAGAGAAACACTTTGTGTGGACTGGACTGACTCTGGTGTTTGTTCTGGCTGGGCTGCTGGTGACGCAGATCTTCAGCTATGCCTGGTACAAGGATGACATGAATGATGTTTGGATAAATCCTGAGGGAAGGGCAACCATATCAGGCATGTCCAAAGGTGGACTCGCTGCCCTGCACCTATTTGGTTTTGGCATCTTCACCAG GTATTATCACCTGCTGAAACGAGGCTTCAGAGTGATTTGGACGACAAAAGATCCCTACACgctggaagagaggagagacgcgCACCACAACCTGTTTTGCCTGGCGACTGATCTGAGCATGCTCAAACTGTTCGAGTCTTTCCTGGAGAGTGTTCCCCAACTGCTTCTACAGCTGTACATAGCGCTGGGCCATGAAGAGTGCTCAGTGATGCAGT ATTTATCTATGGCGTTCTCCTTCTTTAACATTGCCTGGGCCCTGGTGGACTATCGCCGCTGCCTGCGCAGATCCCTACCCCAGACCAGGGAGATGCCCTCTGGACTCCCCACAGCAATCTACCTCCTTTATAAACTGTGTACCATCACCAGCCAGATCCTCAGCTACACCCTCCTCCTCATACTGAGCATCTACACCACAGTAGCCCTCACCATCCTGTGGCTGATGGCGACAACCTGGACACACTTACTTCAGACCAACTTCTGCTCATCCCGAGGCCTCGAGTTTCTGTACCGAGCGGTCATCGGAGTCATCCTCACGTTCACCTTTTTCAACGTCAAAGGACAGGACACCAGAGTAGCCATGATCATCTACTACTTCTTCTATTCTTTAATAAACACCATGGCTCCTTTGCTGCTGGCTTTCTTGAAGCCAGAGTTGCAGATAGCCACGTTTTTGCTGACAGTCAGCGGTTTAATCTTTGGATTTTCCATGCTGGGGCTGGTGTGTCTCGTGCTCTATTACCTCCTCCTGCATCCCAGGGAGATGTGGCGAGAGGCAGATGAAGTGGACGGCCTGGGAAAAGAAACAGAGGCCACAAAGAGAATAAGGAACTTTTTACAGTCGTAA